TGGAAAAGCGACGACGATCCAGCAAAAGGCGAGTATTCATCGCACGTTGAGCCCACCGGATACCCGCAGATGGTGATTAAGAAGGGTGATGATATTCAGTACAGGATCGGACCGTGGAACGGGCTGTGGTGGAGCGGGGCTCCCGACACGAGCAACGACCCGACCTACACCTTGTCGCTGCAGATTTTCCCCAACGAGGTGCGCTACACGGAGGGCATAATCGGGGACTCTGTTTTATCAATATCGAGGCTGAATCCCAATGGCGAAGGAGTGCGCTCCACGTGGAACAATCGGACAAATTCGTGGTCATCTTACACCAACTTGCCTGTGGACCACTGTGACAATTACGCGAGGTGTGGTCCGCACGGAAGCTGCAACGCAGGTACCTCCCCGTCATGTGGATGCCTCGACAGGTTCGTGCCGAGGGATCCGGAGAGCTGGGGGCGAACGGACTGGTCGGATGGGTGCGTGAGGAGGACTGCGTTGAGCTGTGGTGGGGATAAGTTTTTGAAGTATTCTGCAATCAAGCTGCCTGATGCTCGGAACACTACCTATAATGTGGACAGGAGGAGCCTTGCGGAATGTCAAGCAGATTGCGCGAGGGACTGTTCGTGTATGGCGTATACGCAGCTGAATATCAGTGGAGACGGGAGTGGCTGTTTGTACTACCATGGCGACTTGATCGACATCAGAGCTATGGCTTCGGCCGGCCAGGATCTTTATATCAGAATGGCTGCTTCAGAGTCTGTAGGTAAGTACGAAACttgtgatgatgatgattagATTGATTATGATGTTTGGTTTTCTTGATTGAAGATGTGGCAAGTAACAGAGGGAGAACAAGAACTATAATTATAGCAAGTATTACGTCGGTGGTTTTTGTGTGCCTAGTCCTCGCTTATGTTTATGGCCGGAGGGCGAAGAAGAATTCGAGCATGAGTCAAGAAGGTGTAATGAAATGTTCAATTATATGGCTAACATTGTGCTTGAATATGACATTGATGTTGTGCAGTTGTAGGGCTGTTCAGTGCAACTCATGCGAAAGAAGGGGAGCTGCCATTCTTCAGTTTGCCTACGGTTTTGAAAGCTACTGATAATTTTTCAAACACGAACAAGCTGGGTGAGGGCGGATTTGGACCTGTCTATAGGGTAAAGATACTTCAATTTCTTTGCAATTTCACATTTATTTGTATTgcatttcacattttcaaaatgGTGTGCAGGGCGTGCTGGAAGACGGGCAAGAAATTGCTGTGAAACGCTTGTCAAAGACGTCGAGCCAAGGAGTGAACGAGCTGAGAAATGAAGTGATGCTGATAGCCAAACTCCAGCATCGTAATCTAGTGAGGACTCTGGGATTTTGTGCTCAAGGAGAGGAATACATGTTGATCTACGAATACATGCCTAATCATAGCCTCGACTTAACGTTATTTGGTGACACCCTTTTTCCAAACTATAAACTTTAAACTCACTTTGGCTCTCTTCTAATAGTCTGTATTTGGACAGACAAGGAAAAGAGTAGGCTCCTTGACTGGCAAAAGCGATTCGATATCATCAACGGAATTGCGAAAGGGCTACTCTATCTTCATCAAGATTCGAGGCTGAGAATCATCCACCGCGACCTCAAAGCTAGCAACATATTGCTTGATGCTGATATGATTCCCAAGATATCTGACTTTGGATTAGCTAGGAGCTTCGGAGGAAACCAAACAGAAGCTCGAACGCGCAGAGTTGTTGGGACATAGTAAGAAAATCAAGTTTAAATAAATCTGACTTTGCTAAAAATAGGTATCCTAATGTGACATACAATGTGGCAGCGGCTACATGTCTCCGGAATATGCTATAGACGGGCTATTTTCAGTCAAATCTGATGTTTTCAGTTTTGGTGTTCTGGTGCTGGAGCTTGTTAGCGGCCACAGAAACAGAGGATTCCTCCTTAAAGACCACAATCTCAATCTTCTTGGACATGTAAGCAGAACTCTTCactttttcttgttcttttaAGTGATTGATCATCTGAAGCAACTGAAACTGTGTGCAGGCGTGGAGTCTTTACAAGGAAGATAGTTTGAGAAAACTTGTCGATCCTTGTCTGGATGAGGCGTTCGACTTGGGACAAGTGGAACGTGCAATCCATGTGGGGCTGCTGTGCGTGCAGAATAGCCCAGACGACAGGCCAAACATGTCGTCTGTGGTGTTCATGCTGGGGAATGAAGTGGCGCTACCACAGGCGAAACAGCCAGGTTTCTTCACGGAGAGGGACATTTGTATTGATGACAGCTCCAACAGCTCTAATCCGACAGCTTCGCATAATCAACTTACAATCACTTGGACACAAGGTAGATAGGAGTCAAAACTGTTGTGTAtagtgttttaattatttggtgTTCCGTAactaaaagagagaaaaatacaGGGAAGAATGTTTTAAGAATGATGAACAAACCTTCAGTTTCGgttttgtataataaatatagtattgaTTTGCATATCACATAATATTGATATCATTGTGACATAAGCCTGTGGTTTCTCAATTTGTCGGTGCATTTCGTGAATGAAATTTCCATAGTTGGTAGCAGTGAAAGAGGATAAACTCACGCTCGGATGCATCATTTTTCCTGAATGATGGGAGAAACTGCGAAGATGAGCTGCGATGAATAATGACAATGTAAGATATGATACGCTCAACAGAGAATCACCGGATTCTCAAATTCATGTAAGCTTGAATAGATCCTATCTATCCATTTCCTTGAGCTTTCAGCTGCTCTTCCTTCACCCTCCATTAAGTTGTAAATTCCACCGTAACTAACTATGTGTCGAATCGGTTGGGTGTTagtttcctcttcttcttttcacaTCTGTTCCCCCTTCCTATTCAActcattattatttcaatgatCCTCTATTACTTGTGATcgtaacaaaatcaaatcatctTCCTTTCATCTCCTATGACCAAGTCTCTCCAGCTGCGTGTGTGGTCCCTCTTTCAAGCAGGATCATGCTCCACATCAACATCGCTCGTTTTTATATCCTAAGGCTGAGCCACCACTTGACCTCGGCACATGCATGGTACGTTCTCTAacattttgtgatttttcgtTGTTTTACATGATGTTTTTGCTTTTAGTATTCACTTTTATTCCAAGAATAATGTGGGAATTGATCTTCCTTCATCATTGTATAACGAAGTCTGAATAATTCCATTTAAGCTTCTTCTGTTCAACATGAATGACCCGCTTTGACCTAAAATGAAGAGTAGAGAAATCCAAATTCGTCTGTATTTACGTCTAATTAGGTCTATAAATTTAACCATCTATGATCCGTTACGTGACAAAGGAGCTTTCATCATTGAGTTCTAAATTTGTGCCTTCAGAGCTACTCCATTATGTCTGAAATCTGTTAATTTACTAGTACAGTACTTGTTAGGATATAAGTCAAAGATGTTGTTCAGCTATGACTTTGactttatatatatcaaaGGCATTGccttattcaaataatatagaaTGATTAAATTGTTGCAAAAGATATGTACTAATGTGGAAACTAATTTGTCCTCACATTTTATTCCAATAGGTAGATTTACCTTCAATTTCCAAAAATCTGAAATGGGTATATTGCTGGAAAGTTGAATTATGAAGTTGATGTTGGAATCGTGTTTggtcaatggactttgaccaatATAAATGTgacgagacatttaattttgtaaaattaaatgcaatagCGACGATCTACTTTTGGAGTAGATTTccgtggtatattcattttcgCTAAatcgattcccggtgagtgagaaattatgaattaaagtTTGTCACAGTGGTGATCTATAAAGAAGCTATGAGATAAAACCAATGGATTAATTAAAAGAGTTAATTATCTCACATTGGTGGAGAGAACCTTATTAAACATTGATTTAATAAGATGAATTATTAcgtgtaataattatagtggacccAAGTGCACAACGGTTGCTAAAAGGTCCACGACGGACCCCGATATATAGCGGGTCCCAAGAGGTCCACGACGGACCCCGACGCATAGCGGGTGACAAAAGGTCTCCGATGGACCCCGACGCATCGTGTGACCAAAAGGTTCACGATGAACCCCATCGTGTAGTGTGTTCAGATGCATCAGTCCCATCTATCTTCCGTAATGACTAGTAACCCCCGGCGGTTACAGTCAAGCCATCATGACACACATAATGGCATTTGACTTCATCAATGCCCATGAGTGGACTTGGTCTATAAATAGGCATGCATCCATTGCATTCCCTATACACAAGTACATCAAGCATATCATTTGCATagctctctccctctctctgcATAGTCTTCCATTGAAGCTATGCTCTTGCCATcatccagttcgccggagcttGTTATGTTTGCGGTGCTGCAACGAACAAGACgaagccgttttatctttggggacgacaCGCCAATCTGAGAGCACtgccggggcgtatctcgtcttactttattcactacCCACTTAACACACGATTCTTAAATtccgtgtcgaaaagaaaagcctctattaacaaggaacggatggagtattagtgGATATGAGAAccacattattagtactaGAATTTAAAGTtggtataatttataaataagttGATGTATAGGGataataaattggaataaCTTTCCAAATATGgaatacacatatttttgtgggatagatgaaaatggaaattgcacatatttttatgagacggagagagtactatcttcgtccacaaaagatagaaaatattgtaaatgacacgagttttaatgtgcaattgataaagtaagagcgaGGAGGGAGGGAAAAAGGTGGTGGAAgtaaagttagtggaatattgTGGGTTCCACATTTAGAATGATATGTATGATTAGTATTTGTTTGAAACTTTCCAGATTTagaattagtctaattttgatgaatgacccaaaattgtaaaattagaCTATATTTTGTGGATGGAGGTAATACTCATTACTCACACTTCATTCTTATAGTGATCGACATGTCTATGTCATTTGACTGCCAGTTTTACATACGTTTACCGGACgaatttataatgttttaaaagTTACACAAACTTTGAATTTCATCGAAAAATACATCaattagaaatataattaaaaaaatatatacccctttcgtccataaaaatatgcgcactttctatttttgtccaCCTCACAAAAATATGAGCATTCCACTTTTGGAAAGTTATCTCAATTATTACCTATACGCATATAACTTATACCACCGTcaaacactactaataataaagGTCTCACTGTCCACTAGGGAACGGATCCTCTGCTGTGGTGAGAACACAGCAGAGGATGCTGTGCTTCCAAACGACGCCGTATAAGAGCTTTTTACAATTCAACTAAATGAACTAATAGAAGTGCTGCTACATTTTTTATTCTGCACAGcaattttactctctttccctactttcttttttcttttctatacGTCATTAATGAGATTGAATAATTACCTTCATCTTATCTCTTCCACCGCTAAACATCTCATCTTCTTTAATCTGTACTctccatatttttcttttttcttcaaaagcTCGCTCTTTCCGATAAGTCCAGGTGTTTAATTTTTCTACTACAAatgtatttttcttcaaaacacCTGATCATGCCTCAAATGTAATTTTTCATATGGagtattcatgtttttaaacaagtatataatttggattatttttgtccAATCATTTTTGCTAATAGAAATGAGATCAAAGTAGGAAGCAGATAAACAAAACTCGTTAGATGCTAAGATCTTCTTATACATATCAAGCAAGATACGAAGTAAAACTGAAGTTACTAAGATCAAATTTCTGAGGTTACtaagatcaaattttaaattttgattgaacagcaactattttattttataaataaatccCAAACGTATCCATTCTCTCAAGTGTTTTCGTAGAGCAATTGAATGATAGGTGTTATTTGGCTGAAAGTTTGGCATCTGATTTTCTCGTCCAACTGTATAAtcagacaaaaaaaaatccatgggagctaataaaaatacttttttgaTAGAGAATGATCAAAGGTAATATTATTTAAGTTTTTAGATGAGGACTATAGTTGTTTTATAGAGAGAATACAGAGATGGAGAAGTGATTTCTTATGTACGTTGCAGaatatagaaataaagaaGGGAGAAAGAAGTTTTGAGCAGAAAGTTGAACCCTAATTATTCAATCTCATTAATGACgtatagaaaagaaaaaagaaagtagggaaagagagtaaaattgCTGTGCAGAATAAAAAATGTAGCAGCACTTCTATTAGTTCATTTAGTTGAATTGTAAAAAGCTCTTATACGGCGTCGTTTGGAAGCACAGCATCCGTTCCCCTGTAAACTAACATTACCATTCttcttatctctcttactttaccaatttgttttaatttctatgttatatgaattatattgcccatatttttatgggacagaaaATAGCAACTTTTAAATTGATACTCTCTttatcccaactaagttgagtcaaaatttttgggcatagagattaagaaattgtgatgaaaaatatgagagatgaATAATataggaaagataaagaaagagtaaagtaggtgatggaataaattaagactgattggatattttattttttgtcaaaaaaaaaaatga
The genomic region above belongs to Salvia hispanica cultivar TCC Black 2014 chromosome 3, UniMelb_Shisp_WGS_1.0, whole genome shotgun sequence and contains:
- the LOC125213173 gene encoding G-type lectin S-receptor-like serine/threonine-protein kinase At4g27290: MDDFRNQILLIYFLLIRSTATATDTIATSARIRDGETLVSANGVFELGFFNLNNSTNRYVGIWYSQISVPTYVWVANRESPLTDRSGVLTVMAPGVLAILNRTNGTVWSSAFITPATNPTARLLDSGNLIVQDAGVDDNFLWQSFDYPCDTLLAGIRLGWNYLTGVETYSSSWKSDDDPAKGEYSSHVEPTGYPQMVIKKGDDIQYRIGPWNGLWWSGAPDTSNDPTYTLSLQIFPNEVRYTEGIIGDSVLSISRLNPNGEGVRSTWNNRTNSWSSYTNLPVDHCDNYARCGPHGSCNAGTSPSCGCLDRFVPRDPESWGRTDWSDGCVRRTALSCGGDKFLKYSAIKLPDARNTTYNVDRRSLAECQADCARDCSCMAYTQLNISGDGSGCLYYHGDLIDIRAMASAGQDLYIRMAASESVDVASNRGRTRTIIIASITSVVFVCLVLAYVYGRRAKKNSSMSQEVVGLFSATHAKEGELPFFSLPTVLKATDNFSNTNKLGEGGFGPVYRGVLEDGQEIAVKRLSKTSSQGVNELRNEVMLIAKLQHRNLVRTLGFCAQGEEYMLIYEYMPNHSLDLTLFDKEKSRLLDWQKRFDIINGIAKGLLYLHQDSRLRIIHRDLKASNILLDADMIPKISDFGLARSFGGNQTEARTRRVVGTYGYMSPEYAIDGLFSVKSDVFSFGVLVLELVSGHRNRGFLLKDHNLNLLGHAWSLYKEDSLRKLVDPCLDEAFDLGQVERAIHVGLLCVQNSPDDRPNMSSVVFMLGNEVALPQAKQPGFFTERDICIDDSSNSSNPTASHNQLTITWTQGR